The Bacteroidota bacterium genome segment AGCAGATGTGCCTGCACTTCGTCCGGCACCTGCACGTTTATGTCGGGCACAAATGCGCGCACCCAGTCAATCGCATCGCGCTCCATAAACTCGAGACCCGAAGGCGTGATTCCGGCGCGAAACACGGCGCTAACGGCTTCACACGCATCGGCGGCATTGTTAAACGGCACCAGCATGACTAAGTTGTGCGGCGGATACGGAATAAGGCGGAACACAATTCTGGTAATGATGCCCAGCGTGCCCTCACTGCCAATCATAAGGTGCGTGAGGTTGTAGCCGGTTGAATATTTGAGCACGTTGGCGCCTGTCCACACAATTTCGCCGGTGGGCAGCACCACCTGCATGTTGAGCACATAATCGCGGGTGGTGCCGTATTTCACGGCTTTGGGGCCGCCGGAGCTGTGCGCGAGATTGCCGCCGAGGAAACAACTGCCTTTGCTGGCGGGATCTGGCGGATAAAACAGGCCTTTTTCGCGCACGGCGTTTTGGAATTCTTCGTTTATCACGCCCGGCTCCACGGTAGCCTGCAGGTTGGCTTCGTCGATGTGGAGAATTTTGTTGAAACGCTCCATCGAAAGCACAATGCCGCCGTGTACGGGCAGTGCACCGCCGCTAAGCCCTGTGCCCGCGCCGCGCGGCGTGAGCGGTATGAGGTAAATATTGCACAGCCGCACAATGGCCGAAATTTCTTCGGGCGTGTGCGGACGAACCACACAGGCGGGTTTGTAAAGCAGATCTTCGGTTTCGTCCTGCCCGTAACGCAAAAGGCGCTCTTCATCCGTATGCACATAGTCGGGGCCGAGCAGGCTTTGCAGTTCGGCAATAAGTTCGGGCGTAAGTATTCCGGCGTTCATCAGCTTGTGGTTCCGTAAATCAGTTTCGTGTGCCGCCGGGAAGTTCTTTAACCGTTTTCCGGCGAAATCGTGTATTTTGTGCGTCCAAATTTACAGGTAAATCATCATGCTGCGAATTTCACGTATGGCCCTTGTGGCCGGATTAATGCTTGTGTCGGCCACAGCCGGTGCTCAACTGCAAACCAAAAAAATTACGCTCGAAGACTGCTGGGCCAAACCTACCTTCCGCGCCGACGGCGTGTGGGGCCTGCGGCCCATGAAAGACGGACAGCACTACACGAGCTTCGAAACACTTGAAGACAAAACGGTGCAGGTGTCGAAATACAACTACGTAACCGGCAACCGTGTACAAGTGCTGTTTACCGAAAAACAACTCACTCCCGAAGGTAAAACCGACCATATCGACATTGGCGATTACACCTTCAGCGCCGACGAGAAAAAAGTGCTCATCAGCACCAATTCAGAAAACATTTACCGCTATTCCACCAAAGAAGAAAACTACGTGCTTGACCTTGCCACCGGCAAACTGCGCCAGCTTTCCGCAAAAGGCAAACAACGCCTGGCCACATTCTCGCCCGACGGAAGCAAAGTAGTTTTCATGCGCGATAACAACCTCTTTCTGGTGGACCTGAAAGACATGAGCGAATCGCAGATTACCAGCGACGGCGCCTGGAACAAAATCATTAATGGCGGCACCGACTGGGTGTATGAAGAAGAATTTGCGCTGGAAAGCGGCATCCGCTGGTCGCCCGACAGCCGCCGCATTGCCTTTCTGCGTTTTGATGAAAGTCAGGTAAAAGAGTTTGCCATGACCATGTACAACACCGGCCTTTATCCCGAGCCTTACAGCTTTAAATACCCCAAAGCCGGCGAAAAAAATTCGTATGTGAGCATTCTCATTTACGATGTAACCAATGGCGAAATTGTACCGGTTGATGTGGGACAGGAAACCGACCAGTACATTCCCCGCCTCGACTGGACGGCCAATGCCAATGTGCTTTCGTTTCAGCGCATGAACCGTTTGCAAAACAAACTTGAACTGCTTTTTGCCGATGCCGCCACCGGAAAATCAACCGTGGTGCTTGAAGAAACCAGTAAAACCTACATTGAAGTAAGCAACGACCTGCGCTTTTTGCCCGATAACAAACGCTTTATCTGGAGCAGCGATGCCGACGGCCGCAACCACCTGTACAGCTATACGTTTGAAGGCACAAAAATTACGGGCAAACTTCAGCTTACTTCCGGCGCATTTGATGTAATTGAGTTCTACGGTATCGACGAAAAAAACACCAGTTTGTTTTATCAGTCGAACGAAGAACATCCTGCACGCCGCGCGGTGTACAGCGTTACACTCGATGGTAAGAAGAAAATGAAGCTTTCGTCGCAACTTGGCACCAACCGCGCCGAGTTCAGCACGGGCATGAAGTATTACATCA includes the following:
- a CDS encoding FAD-binding protein — encoded protein: MNAGILTPELIAELQSLLGPDYVHTDEERLLRYGQDETEDLLYKPACVVRPHTPEEISAIVRLCNIYLIPLTPRGAGTGLSGGALPVHGGIVLSMERFNKILHIDEANLQATVEPGVINEEFQNAVREKGLFYPPDPASKGSCFLGGNLAHSSGGPKAVKYGTTRDYVLNMQVVLPTGEIVWTGANVLKYSTGYNLTHLMIGSEGTLGIITRIVFRLIPYPPHNLVMLVPFNNAADACEAVSAVFRAGITPSGLEFMERDAIDWVRAFVPDINVQVPDEVQAHLL
- a CDS encoding S9 family peptidase, which encodes MLRISRMALVAGLMLVSATAGAQLQTKKITLEDCWAKPTFRADGVWGLRPMKDGQHYTSFETLEDKTVQVSKYNYVTGNRVQVLFTEKQLTPEGKTDHIDIGDYTFSADEKKVLISTNSENIYRYSTKEENYVLDLATGKLRQLSAKGKQRLATFSPDGSKVVFMRDNNLFLVDLKDMSESQITSDGAWNKIINGGTDWVYEEEFALESGIRWSPDSRRIAFLRFDESQVKEFAMTMYNTGLYPEPYSFKYPKAGEKNSYVSILIYDVTNGEIVPVDVGQETDQYIPRLDWTANANVLSFQRMNRLQNKLELLFADAATGKSTVVLEETSKTYIEVSNDLRFLPDNKRFIWSSDADGRNHLYSYTFEGTKITGKLQLTSGAFDVIEFYGIDEKNTSLFYQSNEEHPARRAVYSVTLDGKKKMKLSSQLGTNRAEFSTGMKYYINTFSTANIPPVITLHDASGKQIKELVNNENLRQITAIYGFAKKEFFEITNAEGIKLQAWMIKPNDFDPKKKYPVLMHVYGGPGHNTVNDQWERGDFYWHQFLAQQGYIVVSVDNRGTEYQGAAFKKATYGKMGELESADQISAAKWLQQQPYVDANRIGIQGWSYGGYMSSLCLAVGADIFKLAISVAPVANWRYYDSIYTERYMGLPKDNGKGYDAFSPTNNLQKIKGKLLLVHGTADDNVHFQNSVEMVNALVKSNVQFDFFMFPDKNHGIYGGNTRLYLFTKMTDYLKANL